Within Felis catus isolate Fca126 chromosome A1, F.catus_Fca126_mat1.0, whole genome shotgun sequence, the genomic segment cagttttgtaataaaatgtttaaatgttgttGAGTtaaggagctctttatatattcaggatattaaccctttatcagatatgcaattttaaaatgtcttcccctgggcgcctgattggctcagttggttgagtgcccgacttgattttggcttaggttgtgatctcacagttgcgggatggagcctgcgtgggattgtttctctgtctctctgccctcctctgctcatgcttgtgcatgtgtgaactctctcttaaaaaaaaaaaaagtgaaaaaaatactttataaaaaaataacaaaatgttttctattcCATAGACTGTCTTTTAATTCCAGATTGTGTTTTTTGGTGCACGCGTTTTAaactttgatgtagtcccatttgcctatttttgcccttttttttttttttttttttttgccggtatctttggtgtcatatcagagaaaaatgtaaaatccaaTTGTCATGAAGCTTTCCCCTatattttctaagagttttatagtttttggcaTGATGTAagagatctttgatccattttgagctaatttttatatatggtattggataagagtccaacttcattcttttgcatatggctatccggttttcccaaaaccatttgttgaaaaggctatctttttccattgaatggtcttggcacttGAACATCATTTGATtatattcacaatttttttttttttctgggttctccattttACTCCACATGTCTGTAGGGCTGTCTTTATGAGattaccacactgttttgattactgtagctttgtaatatgtttaaaaatcaagaagtacGAAtactccaactttgttctttttcaagattgttttggctattcagggtcctcTAAGATTCCACAGGAATTTTAggatgatttttctatttctgaaaaaaatgctgctgggattttgatagggatagtGCTGAATATGTGGATTAccttgggtactattgacatcttaacaatattaaatctttcaACCTATGAACATGAGATGtcttaccatttatttatgtcttcattttctttcagcaatgttttataattttcagtgtgcaAATTGTTCATCTCCTTGGTTAGGTTAcctctaagtattttattgtttttgatgctattgttaACCGAACTGTTTTCCTAATTTCGTTTTGAGATTGTTAGGACACAGAAATGCAATTGACttttgtgtgttaattttgtatcctgcaaccttgctgaatttgCCTATTAGCTGTAACAATCTTCCTGTGTGGAATCCTTAGGGTTTTCTTCATATAAGATCATGTTATCTATGAACAGAGATAATTCTTGCTTTTAAATtcagatgtcttttatttccttccttgcctAACTGCTTTGgttagaacttccaatactatgttgaatagaagggACAAAAGCAGGAATTCTTGCTTTATTCCTGAACTTAGAGAAAAAGCTTGTAGtatttcaccattgaatatggtTTGCTGGGGTTTCTCCATATAGGGTTTTTATGAGATAGTTTCCATCTATTCCTAGTTTTTAGGATGAAAATGtgttgaatcttgtcaaatgcatttttttgcatcagttgagatgatcaGGTGGTTTctgtccttcattctgttaatataGTGTATttgattgactgattttttatattgaaccatccttgtattcccagataaatcccacttgatcatgatgtataaTCCATATgatatgctgctgaatttggtttgctagtattttgctgaggatttttgcatcggtgttcataagggatattggtctacaGTTTTCTTGTAGTGTTTATATCTGGTTTTAATATCAGGTTGATGCTGGTTTCACAGAATGAAGATACTTGCTATGAGATCTTTTCAAATCTATTGGGacttggggccctgggtggctcagctagttaaatgtctgactcttggtttcagctcaagtcatgatctcatggtttttgagtttgagccccgcttcaggttctgccctgacagcatggagctgcttcagatcctccccatccccctctctctgtcccttccttgcttgccctctctctctcaaaataaataaacttaaaaatttaaaatctattggAACTTAATTTATGGCCTAAAATAAGGTCTTTCCTGGAATATGCCCCTTGTGCACCAAGAAGAAGGTGGGTACTGTTGTTGGTAGACTATTCTGCATATAATTATTAGATCTGGTTAATTTAttgtgttgcttaatttctctctttccttacttGTCTCCCATTCTGGTTATTCTATCCATTATTGGGAGTTGGGTATTGGAGTCTCCAACTATTAATATAGAACAATTTTtccctttggggtgcctggatggctcagtcggttgcgcgtctgactttggctcaggtcatgatctcacggtgtgggagttcgagcccccacattgggctctgggctgacagctcggagcctggagcctgtttcagattctgtgtctccctctctctctctgcccctcccctgctcatgctctgtctctgtctcaaaaataaacattagaaaaaaaattaaaaagaactatttttccttttgattctatcagtttttgccttgTATCTTGATGGTCTGTCATTaggtatgtaaatatttatgattgttgTATCTCAGAGTTGTATCGAACCTTTTAATTAATACATAACgtcctcctttgtctcttgtaacatTTTCTGACTTATCTATTTTGTCTCATATTAGTACAGCCACCTGTGCTCTTTGGGTTACATACTCTTTTGGTGCAtggaatatcttctcccattctttcactTTGAATCTACttgtgtctttggatctaaagTGTTTTTTGTAGATAGCATGTAGTTGGATCATGCcaatctgtgtcttttgattggagagtttaccccatttacatttacattttaaagtaattgctTATAAGGAAAGAGGGTCAGTCAGTAAagaataggactttttttttttagtgtctatttatttttgaaggagagacacagcatgagtggggtgggagcagagagagacggagacactgaatcagaagccggctccaggctctgagctgtcagcacagagcccaacaaagggctcgaactcatgagctgtgagatcatgacctgagctgaagttggatgctaaactgactgtgccacccaggctcacccTAGAGAGtgtggactcttgatctcagggttataagtttgagccccctgttgggtgtagagattacttaaaaaaataataaaaagcaattaCTGATAAGGAAGGATGCACTTGTGTCATTGTACTGTTTTCTACATGCCTTATAGCTTTTTTGTCCCTCAATTCCTGCATTATTGCTTTTGTTGTTAGTTGATTTTTTgtagtgaaatgtttaaattccttTGTTGCTTCCTTTTGTGTCTCTAGCTATTGTCTTTGTGGTTACCATcataattacatttaatattcGGAAGTTAAAATACTCTAATTTGAATTTGTACAAGCTTAACTTCAATAACATATAAAAACTGCTCCTTTACAGCTCTGTCCCTTACTATTTTGGTTGTTGATGTCACATAACTACATCTTCatacaaaacaaattaataattcttttaaatgcattagtGTCTTTCATTACATAGAAAGCAAAATGTGGAGTTTCAAAGTTATAGTAATACTAGCTTTTAGACTAATAATTATGAAACTTGTATTAGTCACTTAACCATATAGAAAACCAAACATTATAAATTGTTATTACAATCATAGTTTTTGTAATTGTCCATGTATTTACCTTTAATgacatctttgtttcttcatATGGCTCAAGTTACTGTTCAGTGTTTCATTTTACTCTGCAGGACTCCCTTTAGGCTTTTTTTGCTGGGCAGGGCTAGTGGaaatgaactccctcagcttttgtttatctaggGAGGTCTTTATTTCTGCCTCATTTTTGAAAAGCAGCTTTGTTGAACATGGAACTCTTGGCTGAGTTTTATTCtttagcactttgaatgtatTAGCCCACtaccttctggcctccaaaatttctgatgagaaatctgctgataatCTTATTGAGACCTTGTATGTGATGTGTTGCTTCTCTCCTGCTGCTCTCCCTCATTTTTGAAGGATGGTTTGGCCAGATACAGTATTTTTGGTTAAGAGCTTTTTCtccttcagcattttgaatatatcatccaaCTGCCTGTGACTTGCAAGATTCTGCTAAAAACCTTGCATGCGGTGAGCcacttttttcttgctgttttcaagattctGGCTTTACCTTTTGTTAACTTTTGACACTTGAtttaatgtgtcttggtgtgggtctctGGTTTAACTTCATTGGAGCTGAACTTCACAAATCTGTATATCCATTTCTTTCCTCAGGTTTGGGGAGTTTGGGGTCATTATTTTCTCAAGTAagttctctgcccctttctctcttcttctggggctCTCATAATACATATATGGCCCACTTAATAATGTCCCATGGTCCCTTAGGctctcttcaattttcttcattgtattttctttttgcttttctgtctcaATGATTTCAAATgacctgtcttcaagttcattgcCAGTTTTCTTTTGCCTGGTCAAGTATGCTGCTGAAtccttctagtgaatttttcaattcagttaCACTTTTCAGGTCCAGAATGTGTTTGATTCTAATAGTTTCTTGTTTAATACTCTCATTTTGTTCACACATAATTTTCATGCTGCAGTTAGTTGTCTATCTCTGCTCTCTTTTAGTTCCTTGTACATTTTTAAGATAGTTCAAAAACACTCTTTTGTCAGGGGGGCACcatttaagcatccagctcttgatttcagctcaggtcatgatctcatggtggtgagatctagccccacgtcaggctctgcactgagtgtgtgCTTTTATCTGTCTTAATTTCCCAATGGCTTGCCTTTGTCTCAGGAGCCACAATCTCTTGCTTCTCTGGTACCTGCCTGTGGAACTGCATACTCCTTGCAGCTCTAACATGTGGCAGTGCTCACCTCTCTTTTCAGCAGCTTCCAAACTATACCACTATTCCCATCAGTGATCTGAGTCGGGTGAGAAAACAACTCTCCCTTGGGCAGCTCCCTAACAAGCCAGGAGACTGGCTCAAAGTCCACTTTTTTGTTTCCATCTTGAGGGAGGAGCCGGGGCATGTGAAGTTTCCTTCCAGTTGCACCATGATAAGCAGGGTCGGGGGAGGGGCATGGGCACACCAAATAACACAAATCTTCCTACTCCTTTCATTGAGCCCCTTCTTGGTTATGCATTCTCCTGGGTACTGAGGCTTCTCAACTGATCTCCAGAGTTTTCACAAAAGTATTCTGGTCCgtatgtttttcttaatttggcGTCTCCATGGAGAACAATAGCCTGGAGCTTGTTTATCATCTAGGTGATGTTTCCCAGATCATTCTTAAAGCCCTCAATTATTCTGCTCCAATCTGGACTGACTGCTTTGTAGGTCTACTATTCACCATAATTTTAGGAATTCTCTGTATTATTCTCTTGGATTAGATCTAGTGTTCCCTAGATCCTGTTCCACCCTCTTTCTTAATCCCTTCTTCTTTAGATGCATACCTTTAGGTAACTGAAGAAATGGGTGTGAGGATATTTTTTCAAGTTCCCACATGTCTGGAAATGTCTTTATGTTTACACTCATACTTGAATAATAGTTTTGTTGAGTATGGAATTCTAAGCTGAAAATAATTTGTTCCATCCAAGTGCTCTGGGTGAGCAGACAGAATGCTGGCCATTTAGGGATCCCTAAAAGTCAGAATGCGAAGACTTCTTTTCTGCAGCACCAACTCTATACTAGGTGCCTTTGTTTATGACGGATGTTTCATTCAATGCCTTTAGAAAATAACTCCTCTGACTTTTTGCCTGAAGGGTAGGTAACCTGATGACTGAACTTTCTGTACTCAAGAATGGAAAGACTGTCAGTTCTATCTGCAAACTTTCAACAGATTTACAGCCCACATCTGACTCTAACCCTCTTGTATATATTGTGTTTCTGAGTTGAAAACCTCTTTACTCTAAAGGGagatttcctttctccttgacTGCAGCTACCTCTAGATGTATTACAGCCTATGGCTTTCTCCGCCTAGCTTCACCAGTCAACACTTACGTTTCCTTTAGTTCTTCTAGTTTTCATTCAAATCTATTGCCCTTCCCCTTATTTTCATTGCCATGGATTTATGTCTTTCACTATTCATCTACTATTATTTTCAATGGGCTCTCAAGAAGGAGAGGGATAAGTGAAGGTACTCAATTTCGAATTGGAAGACAGCACATACCATTTCAAAAGGAGTTTTTTGGTGAGGGTGGGAATATAAGGATGGAATAATGGCAAAGACTTTACTACCAGATTTGTCATCACTTTCGTTTCTAGTTAAAACTTCCTATGCAAAAGATACACCCTCATAATTGTTATGTTACCTCTTCCTCCATGACATAAGTGAGCAGCTTCCAGTCCCACTCCACTGTCTTGGCATTAGCTGGATGTAGCCTGAAATTCAAGGGACATCAATTAGAATTCTAGAGGGTATAGTGGAAGAAGGGATGGGATCTGGAAgatgacagaaacaaaaaaacctcctCTTATCCTCACTGCTTTTGTCTATCCTTTGACATGATACCATGTCATTTGACGGTAGTAGAACTTCAGTTTTTTTGCTACCCAGTATTCACTTCTCTTTTGGAAGATATTAGCACCCCAATTTTGCCTTGAAGAAATCAACTCTTTATTACTATTAGCCCATTAGCTTTACCCTACCAGGATCCCAGCCCATGAAGTATATTGAGCCAATCATGATATTCTATCCCTGAGTTCAGTGATTGGTTCAAAAATGGGCTCATGTCCTATGTTATTGCAATTAAAGCCTACAAGACTAAATTTCAGAACTTTTGTGTAATTATAAAGAAAGTGGGCTTTCTCTCATAAAAGCTGGAGGCTGAGAAGACTACTATGTGGAGTCTCAAGAGAGAAGCAAAGCAGGAAAATGGATCCTGGTAACCATTCTGAACTGAATGAAGTCTTATTCCTAGGCTTCcagtaaaatgaataattaaattctCTTTTATCAGCTGTTACAGCTAGTTTGGATTGGGTTTCCCATTAGTTGCAATCCAAATAACACTAATACACTAAGTCACCCTCTCTAATTGGTTAGCTCCATCAAGCTCAGGCAAGAGAAAGATGTGCCCTGAGTCCAGATTCTCTAGGAGATTCACCAACATCAAAGGTTCATACTGTTGAATTTTCATGAGAAGCATATAGGCCTCCTTCAGTACATCCACGGTCTCAGAGCCACTGAGCAGGATTTTCTGGATGATGTGAGCCACAATTTCTCTGGGTGGGTAATGCTGGGGTGACACAAAGTCCATCAAAAACTGCACAGTCCCCAGGGGAAAATTTTCTTCAATGGTGTTTGTTACCATTCTTAGTCTTCGATGAGGAATGGGTTCTAATTTTTGACTTTTACTCTgtagagataaaaataaaccaattagAACAGGTTTCTATAGACATATatacacaggatctgaaacagatTCAAGACAGCAAAATTTTCcatgcatttgaaaaattaataaaaaataaaaagactgaaaagccTTATCTAAAAAACTTTCAATGACATGGAAAAATActtatattaagttaaaaaataagaattcaaagTTCTACATATAATATGATTTCATCTGTGctaaaagcacagaaaaaaagtacaaaagagtCAAGAGCTAGCCTAAGTAGATTTTGGAGTGAAGGTGGGAAGATAGGGTAGTTGTGATACTATTATCAGATACTtagataaagagagggagacacagaatcccaagcaggctccaggttctcagctgtcagcacagagcctgatgtggggctcaaactcacgaaatgtgagatcatgacctgagctgaagtcggacgcttaaccgattgagccacccaggtggcccgaaagatgctttaaatatgttttattgttaaaataaGATCCCGTTTTATTGATTTACTGTTAACAGTAAATGTTAAGttgcttccctcccacctcccaaaaGTATGTATATAAAGACTGGGAGAGAATATGTGAAAAGTGGTTTTCTATTATCTGGGGTGCTGGAATTAGATGTTTTGCCTCTATACGTTCTTCTGTGTGTTGCCATAATAGATACATATTACTTtcagaatcaaaaggaaaaacatgaaaaagttttCTGACATCAGAATATAATAACAATGATGATAATTTTTGAACATTTGACTTATCCTCATCTTAATTCTCACAACcctactactactattattattcctattatatagataaggaagctgaggtttAGAGAGTAAGGACTTGTTATGCAACAAATGTCAGAAGCTGGTTTCACACATGGGTGGTGTAACCCCAGATCTACCCTCTAAATTCATACTACCTCTCAACAACAaaaccaataataataaatatatttttgttaaaaatccccattaaaagattttaaatgccTATGTATAAAAAGGCAACTGAGCagcaagtattatttttaaaatctgagaataagtattaaacttattattttacttattatttttttaattttacagagagggagggagagagagagagagagcgcgcgcgcatgagtggggaagaggggcagagaaagagagagaaaatctgtttaaaaaaaattttttttaaacacttatttatttttgagacagagagagacagagcatgaacggggtagggtcagagagaaagggagacacagaatctgaaacaagctccaggctctgaggtgtcagcacagagtccgacgaggggctcgaactcatggaccgcgagatcatgacctgagctgaagtcggacccttaaccaactgagccacccaggcaccgcgagaaaatcttaagcaggctccatgtccagtgcggatccgatgtggggtttgatctcatgaccctgggatcatgacctgggccaaaatcaagagctggatgctcaactgactgagccactcaggcaccccaagtattaaatttaaaacatcaaCCAAAGGTCTGACAGCTTATATATGACAGTAAAACAGTGATGACTAGAATTGTCCTTCCAGAAAATTTTCCAGAGAAGTCTAGTTAGCTTTCCTTATGCCTCAAATCACCTAAGGGTAACCCTTTATCTCACTGATCAGAGACCAATACTGTACATGTCATGTAATGAAAATTAAGAGCCAgagaagagaagaacaaacaaTATTGCTTTTGTGACTATTTCACATGTGAGGCACTTTACCTATATTTGAACCTATATTATGCATTTCTTGCCTACAAATGGGGACATCTACAGCAGATAAAGTTTACAAATTCTTTTGATGCCCATATACTTAAAGGGAACTAAGACTTATAGAGTATTTCTTCAGGCCTTGAAAGGTGGCTTTgtgctttatgtatttacttttaggTCAAACAACTTTATGATATGAGCATTATGACTTATTTTAGAGTAAACAAAGAAAGACTCAGAGGAGTTAAGGCCAAAGGCTGGTAGGCGGCAGGCAGCGTGGGGACTGGCTAAGAAGTTCTGGGGGGAAAACGACCTGGTTGAAGAAGTACTTATGAAAAGCCCAAAAGAAATAATAGGAGAGACCAAAAAAGATTTACAGATGGATTCTAGATGGCCGAAGTTCTTTAAGGTAAGAaataaagatgaggaagaaaaatccCCTTTGTTTGGCCTAACTGCCATCTTATAATCCAAGCTGTGTTTACACAGAAAGGGGATGTGGTGTCCCATTTGCATCTACTGGTGGCCTCGCTACTTTGTGCAGCACTTACAAAGCACTACGGCCTTGACTAAGGAAACACAAACTCTCTCAAGTCCTCCAAATGCTCTTGATAATGGACTGATATATCACCATCCTGAGGCAAACCCacaggaataaagagaatgaGCTAGGGTAGTTAGGGAGAGTCATTcagaaagagaagacataaaACGTATTAGAAGATACAACAAcaattaaaatgagagaaaaaaattcaatcttCAAGGCCAAATCGATGTGAATGCCTGATACAGGCTACATGGTATTCCTGATTGCTCCAAGAATGCACCTTCTGAATTCATGGACTACCTCaagccagtcttttttttttttttttttaaggtttatatatttatttattgtgagggaGAGTGAgcctgagccagggaggggcaaagagagagacagagaaagagagaaagagagaaagagagagagagagagagagagagagagagagagagagagagagagagaattccaagcaggctccgcattgttggtgaagagcctgacttggggtttgacctcatgaaccatgagatcatgacctgagctgaaatcaagagtcagaggcttaaccaactgagccacacaggtgcccctcaagccAGTCTTCTTAACATTGAGAATATGGTTACGGATGATGAAAAAATAGCTTCATATTGTAAAACCTAGCCACAAACTTTTTCTTACATCTGCTAAGAAAAGCATCTGGTTTAGTTCTCACAGCTTAATAAAGACCAATGGGAAGTAGCATTtccattaaaatctttttttttaatgtttatttatttttgagagagagagagagagagagagagagagagagagagagagagggaggaagtgtgCATGCActcatgaagaggggaggggcagagagagaaggagacagagactcccaagcaggttctgcacggtcagtgcagaacccgatggggtgggaggggggtcagactcgaattcatgaactgtgagatcataacctgagctgaaatcaagacttggttgcttaactgactgagccagccaggcgcccctcccattaAAATCTTAAAACTGAATTTCCTCCTCAAAAGTCAGAAAGTAATAATTTTGGAAGCACTGAAGTGTCAAGGGTCTCACTATTTCTGTGATTTGGGAGCTGTAATAAGGGCATCAGGAAGGGAAAGGCATAGGAATTGAAGAGAAGCATTTGATGAAGACCTGTAATGAGCCAGACACTCTAACAGACACTTTTACATACGTTATGTCATTTAATGATCCTGTGAGGTatgtttttatctccattttacatataGGAAAGAAGCTAAGGCTCAGAAAGGTAAAGTGACTTCTACAGTGCCAGTTTTTCACTGTGGGGGcgaaatttgaacccaggtctgactACACTAGATGGTTCCACAAGTggaggaaagataaaaatatcaaatttataCTGGGCCTGTTCTTTCATGCATATTTATGCTAGGCCTATACAAAGGACACCTAATCCCTAGGGGAAGACATATTAGCTCACCTCTCTTGTGTCTTTATCTGGTATTAGTGTCTGGAAGAAGAGGTGATGCACTGGAGGTCGTAAGAAGTACTTCAGTCTATGCAGGCATGGTCTGCTGTATAACCCACCTTGTGGTGTTCGTGCTTGTACCTGGGCAGACTCGGGGTTAGCAGGCTCTGACAGTGATCTCTCTTTTCTAGCTGGTGTTTCTGTAGCAGAGAGCCAAGGAACTTTCTCTAAGGAAGTTTCAAACTGTGGAGACTGTGGACTGGGAGAGGACCTTGGAGAAGATGGAGCTGAGACATCCATAGGGATGTCATGGTTCTGTATATCATTTTGGGGAGGGTCAGGCCAGTCTTGTCGTAAGTGAGGCAAATCTCCAAGTGAGTGTAGCATGTCTCCTGGCAAGCAAGGCATGTCTCCAGCTGAACGGAACATATCTCCTGGGAAGTGTGGGACTTCGCCAGGTGAACGTGGCACGCTTTCTGGTGACTGTGGCGCATCTGCTGGTGACTGTGGCATGTCTGATGGTGACTGTGACATGCTTATTGGTGACTGTGGCACATGTCTTGGTGACCGTGGCACGTCTTCTGGCGACTGTGGTGTGTCTCTTGATGACTGTGGCACATCTCCCAGTGACTGTGGCATATCCCGTAAGTGTGCCACATCTTGTGGATATGATATGTTTTGAGGTGGGCCTGGTACATCTTGAGGTAGGCCCAGAGAGTCTTGAGGTGGGCACAGTGAGTCTTGAGGTCGCCACGATGAGTCTTTAGGTGGGCTTGGCACCTTCTGCTGAGGGCATGGCGTCTCTTGAGGAGGGCATGGAACTTCTTGAGGCGGGTGAGGCAAAGCTTGTAGTTGGCACTGCATGGTTTGTGGTGGGCATGACAAGGCTCGTGGTGGGCACGAGGAGGCTCGTGGTGGACAGGGCGAGGCTCGCAGCGGGCATGGCAAGGCTCGCAGTGGGCATGGCAAGGCTTGTGGTGGGCAAGGCACATCTTGCTGTGGGGTTGGCAAGGGTGCCCTCTGATTGCTGCTGCTACCATTATTGCTTGTTGGGGAATGGGAGTGAACATCTGAAGATAGCTGTAGGCTTGCCAAGAAGCCAAGGTCACCTTTGAATGCAGTTGAGCTGCAATTTGGCTCTGCTGCATAAATAGAGTCCCCACTGACCGATGTAGGAGGTTGTGGACCTTCAAATGCAGTTTCTTCCAAAAGGTCCAAATCCACAGGATCGCTGTTAATGATTCTCCGTGCTGCAGGCCGAGAGCTTCTGTCTACCCGCCCTTCCATCACCTCTTTGCTGGAGAGGCTGGCACATGTCTGAAGACTGGCTGGCTCCTTCTGGGAAGGAGCAACAGGTTCTAGCGTCAAGTCAAGAGTGGCAATAGgtctattttcttcttcagttctTGTCAGGTCAATCACACAGAGTCCATTGCGATCCTTTGCCCTTGGTCTGGTTTCTCTGGTTAAGTCAATGAAGTCCTgttaaaatatgagaatataaGTGGTCAAGTAGGGAGCCTTTGCTTTATCTAAGAAGATCTGCATCTGAGCTTGTAAGGATAATCATATTTTACCTTTTCACTTCACtgaaaatttatacattttatataccaTAAGCATTAGTATTTCCTTTGGTCAAAATTTTGCTACTGTCAATCTGTCAATTTCTATACCATCTTAAATTATCCAAATGCCACATGCATATAACTGAGGGCATAGTGGGAAATTTTTTCTGATCCAAGGTAAATAGGGGAGTAGTAGGGAAGATTGCAACCTTAAGTCACAAGGGAAAAAGCAACCTTTGTTTGGAAAAGCAACTTACTTACTTACAACAGAAACTAAAGAAGGTAAGCTAATATAAGAGAATCTACTATGTGCTAAGAACATGTTGAGTGCTTGCACGTATCTTTAACTTTCACAATATCCCTGTCAGGTAGGCCTTATAATCTCCATTacacagatggggaaaatggagTTCAGAGGCGTTAGGTCATTACCTAAGGATTATACACATTCAAACCCAggtccatttccttttttctctgtacAACTTCATTCAATATATAATTACCTTATAGTCAGATATGTAGAGTAATGCAATAACAGTTATAAAACCAACAGTGTAAGTCTGAGCCCTAACTAGGTTCA encodes:
- the SIMC1 gene encoding SUMO-interacting motif-containing protein 1 isoform X2; its protein translation is MIPFLSFDNNSSQNSGKHFTYYYQFIIKDASEHPDEELHTARSRRVPSAGASDPLEFEDFIDLTRETRPRAKDRNGLCVIDLTRTEEENRPIATLDLTLEPVAPSQKEPASLQTCASLSSKEVMEGRVDRSSRPAARRIINSDPVDLDLLEETAFEGPQPPTSVSGDSIYAAEPNCSSTAFKGDLGFLASLQLSSDVHSHSPTSNNGSSSNQRAPLPTPQQDVPCPPQALPCPLRALPCPLRASPCPPRASSCPPRALSCPPQTMQCQLQALPHPPQEVPCPPQETPCPQQKVPSPPKDSSWRPQDSLCPPQDSLGLPQDVPGPPQNISYPQDVAHLRDMPQSLGDVPQSSRDTPQSPEDVPRSPRHVPQSPISMSQSPSDMPQSPADAPQSPESVPRSPGEVPHFPGDMFRSAGDMPCLPGDMLHSLGDLPHLRQDWPDPPQNDIQNHDIPMDVSAPSSPRSSPSPQSPQFETSLEKVPWLSATETPARKERSLSEPANPESAQVQARTPQGGLYSRPCLHRLKYFLRPPVHHLFFQTLIPDKDTRESKSQKLEPIPHRRLRMVTNTIEENFPLGTVQFLMDFVSPQHYPPREIVAHIIQKILLSGSETVDVLKEAYMLLMKIQQLHPANAKTVEWDWKLLTYVMEEEGQNLPGRVLFLRYVVQTLEDDFQQILRRQRQHLQQSIASTVLSCDKQPHNVRDVIKWLVKVVTEDGLTQPTNGNQTSSGTGILKATSSYPSPQPNLTKNTNQLIVCQLQRMLSIAVEVDRTPTCSSNKIAEMMFGFVLDIPERSQREMFFTTMESHLLRCKVLEIIFLHSCETPTRLPLSLAQALYFLNNSTSLLKCQSDKTQWQTWDELVEHLQFLLSSYQHVLREHLRSSVIDRKDLIIKRIKPKPQQGDDITVVDVEKQIEAFRSRLVQMLGEPLVPQLQDKVHLLKLLLFYAADLNPDAEPPPKNWSSP